Proteins from a single region of Dictyostelium discoideum AX4 chromosome 5 chromosome, whole genome shotgun sequence:
- the mkpA gene encoding MAP kinase phosphatase translates to MGNTIGVSVSPPQLDDLFKVHDLKSFQNSTITPNLNTTNTKLKNTITTTTTTTTTTINNCNNSNSSSSNSSNNSVSSSCSNNNNNNNNNNKNKCKNSPLVVSIPTTIINHNIHHHHLFNNINNNNNNNNINNNNNNNSNISSNSNSNSNGGGSSYSNLVTPTSTPIAEIFGSYLFIWKVLVDQNSDSIIQFQSVDLLHYKNYNQSECYIILHVFNSNQNNVNKSYISSPRSLNNILSHDPLFSYFDSNNKLLHDLYTWNGKNSDSLSRAFCLSKALEFSKALKFSESLAVKQSPSSSSSSSPLLSPTSSSSSTTSLSSSSSASFSSSSAASSSLQPQTISESSFSSLTTAAITNNNNNNNNINININNHNNINININNHNYNNNNNNNNNNNNNNNNNNNNNNNNNNNNNNNINNNNNNNNNNNNINNNNTQTTSYDSNKYWKLPNNSSQIIQKLFEKRIGVNSNLNSNNNIDYLVDNNNNNINNNNSNFVNFSPISNYFIDNDFSLFDGELIPFENSIQFQSEDGDDSIPNKNFFNFCKHFIKNNFQPTFLKTNFNINTFCNNNQDNNNNNNNNNNNNNNNNNNNNNNNNNNNNNNSQNITNNGNNIPSSVQVITQPSTILNISNIFVNLKTINQYNHSNNDNNSQNNQNNNNNNHNQNNNNNNNNNGNNHNNGNFNSNNSNFSNSNNYNNNNNSSGDDNNNNNPNNLNNLNKKDESQSNTVKKKESSQPPSPSQQQQQQQQQQQQQQQQQQQQQQQQQQQPPSLPITNGDNTSINTKPLFEVLKKLSFSPPTSPSSSSSSPSPLFLPIPIADSKSGSTQPQHSPTKTINVTSSPPPTTTTTTTTIIPKIQIPKGKIPSLSLPLQQPITQHQEQPPPSSSSSQEPIQQEKLIKPIMVPKLSLNLSNTKSNGNGVSSSTTTTTTTTSTNNQITNASKKVVPSLNFGKQMSMSSMPLPSSSTSSSSSSTTTTTTTTTNNTNWVKKSLKLPDLNSLRITPPSTPRGTIPPNLSHLNSYHNNNNNNNNIMIPPSVSHRIDQCQEEFQHLSQKELILFFEPTLNRIVDELYLGSRIPASNLQLLKGEGITHILNCAGMVCPNHFQDHFVYKTLFISDGNGEDISCLFYEILDFIQDATKTNGKVYIHCHQGISRSSAFVILYLMWINKWSFQQAHEFTKKRRYISNPNPGFTGQLMYWNKFLLKHLQHPSVKEQPLLYRMVQLLDGLIVPKRVQTVSYLSLDARCCFILRVTDCIYIWSGEGCVGKLGDLFLESAKLAISRFQRYENDSTNIIELRQGHEDDKFWDHLGGEGGVGLVFAYDKDFKTQQYSISDFINNHNGTTNNNNNNNNNNSTTTTTTITTTTTTEQLVNNNSKNNNNNNNNNNNNNNNNNNNNINNSNGNGNGRAYLYRFIKEENSWEEYDVFDCEDLADDGLFILISKYDRILYVWIGKDINYTQFYNSFIKNNENNFNNSNNEINNINNNNNCDQKLLYINEDENSLEIKKEIGNFMANQFIQNNNLNNLKFSNTIIITHASQETDDFLDNFY, encoded by the exons atgggtaaTACAATTGGAGTTAGTGTTTCCCCACCTCAATtagatgatttatttaaagtacATGACCTTAAATCTTTTCAAAATTCAACAATaacaccaaatttaaatacaacCAATACAAAacttaaaaatacaataacaacaacgactacaactacaacgacaacaattaataattgtaataatagtaatagcagTAGCAGTAacagtagtaataatagtgttagtagtagttgtagtaataataataataataataataataacaataaaaataaatgtaaaaatagTCCACTTGTAGTTTCAATACCAACAACCataataaatcataatattcatcatcatcacctttttaataatataaataataataataataataataatattaataataataataataataatagtaatattagtagtaatagtaatagtaatagtaatggagGTGGTAGTAGTTATAGTAATTTAGTtacaccaacatcaacaccaataGCCGAAATATTTGGgtcttatttatttatttggaaGGTTTTAGTGGATCAAAATAGTGATTCAATAATACAATTTCAATCTGTAGATTTACttcattataaaaattataatcaatCGGAATGttatataattttacatgtttttaattcaaatcaaaataatgttaataaatCATATATATCATCACCTAgaagtttaaataatattttatcacATGATCcattattttcttattttgattcaaataataag CTATTACATGATTTATATACATGGAATGGTAAAAATTCAGATTCATTATCACGTGCATTTTGTTTATCAAAAGCActtgaattttcaaaagcACTAAAGTTTAGTGAGAGTCTTGCTGTAAAACAGTCgccatcatcttcttcttcatcatcacctttattatcaccaacatcttcatcttcatcaactACATCATTATCCTCATCATCTTCTGCatctttttcatcatcatcagcagcttcatcatcattacaaCCACAAACCATTTCAGAATcatctttttcatcattaacaACCGCTGCTatcactaataataataataataataataatattaatattaatattaataatcataataatattaatattaatattaataatcataattataataataataataataataataataataataataataataataataataataataataataataataataataataataataataataataatattaataataataacaataataataacaataataataatattaataataacaacactCAAACTACATCATACGACTCGAATAAATATTGGAAATTACCAAACAATTCCTCTCAAATTatacaaaaattatttgaaaagagGATTGGTGTAAATAGTAAtcttaatagtaataacaatattgattatttagttgacaataataataataatataaataataataatagtaattttgtaaatttttcgccaatatcaaattattttattgataatgatttcaGTTTATTTGATGGAGAATTAATACcctttgaaaattcaattcaatttcaaagtgaagatggtgatgattcaataccaaataaaaattttttcaatttttgtaaacattttataaaaaataattttcaaccaacatttttaaagacaaattttaatattaataccttttgtaataataatcaagataataataataataataataataataataataataataataataataataataataataataataataataataataataataataataatagtcaaAATATAACtaataatggaaataatatACCATCTTCTGTTCAGGTTATAACTCAACCATCaactattttaaatataagtaatatatttgttaatttaaaaacaatcaatCAGTATAATCATAGCAATAATGATAACAATAGTCAAAataaccaaaataataataacaataatcataaccaaaacaataataataataataataataatggaaataatcataataatggaaattttaatagtaataactcTAACtttagtaatagtaataattataataataataataatagtagtggtgatgataataacaataacaatccAAATAACCtgaacaatttaaataaaaaagatgagAGCCAAAGCAATACTgttaaaaagaaagaatcaTCACAACCACCTTCCCCatcccaacaacaacaacaacaacaacaacaacaacaacaacaacaacaacaacaacaacaacaacaacaacaacaacaacaacaaccaccatcaCTGCCAATCACTAATGGTGATAATACATCAATAAATACAAAACCATTGTTTGAAGTATTAAAGAAACTTTCATTCTCTCCACCAACATCAccctcatcatcatcgtcttCGCCATCCCCATTATttttaccaataccaatagCTGATTCTAAATCTGGATCAACACAACCGCAACATTCACCaactaaaacaattaatgTAACATCATccccaccaccaacaactaccacaacaacaacaacaataataccaAAAATCCAAATTCCAAAAGGTAAGATTCCATCCTTATCTTTACCTTTACAACAGCCAATAACACAGCATCAagaacaaccaccaccatcatcatcatcatcacaagaACCAATACAACaagagaaattaattaaaccaatAATGGTTCCAAAACTctcattaaatttatcaaatactaaatcaaatggtaatggagtatcatcatcaacaacaacaacaaccacaacaacttcaacaaataatcaaataacaaATGCTTCTAAAAAAGTAGTACCCTCATTAAACTTTGGTAAGCAAATGTCAATGTCATCAATGccattaccatcatcatcaacatcttcatcctcatcatcaacaaccacgaccacaactacaactacaaataACACAAATTGGGtaaagaaatcattaaaattaccagatttaaattctttaagaATTACTCCACCATCAACTCCTAGAGGTACCATACCACCAAATTTAAGTCATCTTAATAGTTatcacaataataataataataataataatataatgatACCACCAAGTGTCTCACATAGAATTGATCAATGTCAAGAAGAGTTCCAACATTTATCACAAAAAgagttaatattattttttgaaccAACATTGAATAGAATTGTTGATGAACTCTATTTAGGTAGTAGAATACCAGCATCCAACCTACAATTGTTAAAGGGTGAAGGTATAACACATATTCTAAATTGTGCGGGTATGGTTTGTCCGAATCATTTCCAAGACCATTTCGTTTATAAAACTTTATTCATTAGTGATGGCAATGGAGAGGATATTAGTTGTTTATTCTATGAGATTTTAGATTTCATTCAAGATGCAACCAAAACCAATGGTAAAGTTTATATTCATTGTCATCAAGGTATCTCAAGAAGCTCAGCATTCGTTATACTCTATCTAATGTGGATCAATAAATGGAGTTTTCAACAGGCACACGAATTCACCAAAAAGAGAAGATACATTTCAAATCCAAATCCTGGTTTCACTGGTCAACTAATGTATTGGAATAAATTTCTATTGAAACATCTTCAACATCCCTCTGTGAAGGAGCAACCACTACTCTATAGAATGGTTCAACTATTGGATGGACTAATAGTACCAAAAAGAGTTCAAACCGTTTCCTATCTTTCATTGGATGCACGTTGTTGTTTTATACTTCGTGTGACCGATTGTATCTACATTTGGAGTGGTGAAGGCTGTGTTGGTAAATTGGGTGACTTATTTTTGGAATCTGCCAAACTTGCCATCTCAAGATTTCAACGCTACGAAAATGATTCAACCAATATTATCGAACTTCGACAAGGTCATGAAGATGATAAGTTTTGGGATCACCTTGGTGGTGAAGGTGGTGTTGGTTTAGTATTTGCATatgataaagattttaaaactcAACAATATAGTATCtctgattttataaataatcataatggtacaacaaataataataataacaacaataataataatagtactacaacaactactactataacaactacaacaacaaccgaacaacttgtaaataataatagcaaaaataataataataataataataataataataataataataataataataataataataatattaataatagtaatggaaatggtaatggtagaGCATATCTATACCGTTTcataaaagaagaaaattcATGGGAAGAATATGATGTATTTGATTGTGAAGATTTAGCTGATGatggtttatttattttaatttcaaaatatgaTAGGATTTTATATGTTTGGATTGGAAAAGATATAAATTATACtcaattttataatagttttattaaaaataatgaaaacaactttaataacagtaataatgaaattaataacatcaacaataataataattgtgatCAAAAATTGTTATACATcaatgaagatgaaaatagtttggaaattaaaaaagaaattggaaATTTTATGGCGAATCAATTCatccaaaataataatctcaataatttgaaattttcaaataccATAATCATTACTCATGCCTCACAAGAAACTGATGATTTTCTTGATAAtttctattaa
- the thrS1 gene encoding threonine-tRNA ligase has protein sequence MSDSQENKPVETPTEVKPVAEKKPAAEKKEKKPAVKKVGVMETLQTPDYVKERIEIWESLKAKHLESLKDMKEEPINVTLPDGKVVAGIKNKTTPYDIAKGISRGLADSIVSSKVNGEQIWDISRPLEADCNLQLCKFDSEEGKKTFWHSSAHILGQAMERIYGGQLCIGPATSEGFYYDMAMGDKIVSAEDYKLINEVAQKIVQEKQPFERLAVPRDIALTMFKFNKYKTEIISKIPQEDTVSLYRCGTLVDLCRGPHVPNTSYIKSFAVTKNSSAYWLGKAENDDLQRVYGISFPDKKQMEEYENFMREAALRDHRNVGKAQELFFFHPYSPGSAFFLPHGTRIYNKLVEFIREEYHRRGFTEVISPSIFSQKLWEQSGHWQKYSENMFVLPVDKDNFSLKPMNCPGHCLMFGSRQRSYRELPLRFADFGVLHRNELAGALTGLTRVRKFQQDDAHIFCTTEMIEDEINSCLGFMQYVYGIFGFEFGLELSTRPDNFLGEIAQWDIAEASLEKALNKFGKPWKLNPKDGAFYGPKIDIHITDCLKRSHQCATIQLDFQLPIRFDLEYQSDDAAELKKRPVIIHRAILGSVERMMAILIEHTGGKWPLWVSPRQAIVVTVNKTHNEYGQKVCKEISDAGFYCDIDDSDKTISKKVREAQLAQYNYILVVGQEEINGNTVNVRTRDNVVRGSLTVNDLISEFKQLVKEFK, from the exons atgtcAGATTCACAAGAAAATAAACCAGTTGAAACTCCAACTGAAGTTAAACCAGTTGCTGAAAAGAAACCAGCTGctgaaaagaaagaaaagaaaccaGCTGTAAAGAAAGTTGGTGTCATGGAAACTCTCCAAACTCCAGATTACGTCAAAGAAAGAATTGAAATTTGGGAAAGTTTAAAAGCAAAACACTTAGAATCACTTaaag ataTGAAAGAAGAACCAATTAATGTTACTTTACCAGATGGTAAAGTTGTAGCaggtattaaaaataaaaccaccCCATATGATATTGCAAAGGGTATTTCAAGAGGTCTTGCTGATTCAATTGTTTCATCAAAAGTTAATGGTGAACAAATTTGGGATATCTCTAGACCACTCGAAGCTGATTGTAATTTACAATTATGTAAATTTGATTCTGAAGAAggtaaaaaaactttttggCATTCATCTGCTCATATTTTAGGTCAAGCTATGGAAAGAATTTATGGTGGTCAATTATGTATTGGTCCAGCCACTTCTGAAGGTTTTTATTATGATATGGCTATGGGTGATAa gATTGTATCAGCAGaagattataaattaattaatgaagtAGCACAAAAGATTGTTCAAGAGAAACAACCATTTGAAAGATTAGCAGTACCAAGAGATATTGCATTAACTatgtttaaatttaacaaatacAAGACTGAAATCATTTCAAAGATTCCACAAGAGGATACTGTATCATTATATCGTTGTGGTACTTTAGTTGATTTATGTAGAGGTCCACATGTACCAAATACTAGttatattaaatcatttgctGTTACCAAGAATTCAAGCGCTTATTGGTTAGGTAAAGctgaaaatgatgatttacAAAGAGTCTATGGTATCTCTTTCCCagataaaaaacaaatggaAGAATATGAAAATTTCATGAGAGAAGCTGCTCTCCGTGATCATAGAAATGTTGGTAAAGCTCAAGAACTCTTCTTTTTCCATCCATATTCACCAGGTAGTGCTTTCTTTTTACCACATGGCACtagaatttataataaattagttGAATTTATTAGA gaaGAATATCATAGAAGAGGATTTACTGAAGTTATTTCACCATCAATTTTCTCACAAAAACTTTGGGAACAATCAGGACATTGGCAAAAGTATTCCGAAAATATGTTTGTATTACCAGTTGATAAAGACAATTTCTCATTGAAACCAATGAATTGTCCAGGTCATTGTTTAATGTTTGGATCACGTCAAAGATCATATCGTGAATTACCATTACGTTTTGCAGATTTTGGTGTTTTACATCGTAATGAATTAGCAGGTGCATTGACTGGTTTAACTCGTGTACGTAAATTCCAACAAGATGATGCTCACATCTTTTGTACCACCGAAATGATTGAAGATGAAATCAATAGTTGTTTAGGTTTCATGCAATATGTTTATGGTATTTTTGGTTTCGAATTTGGTTTAGAACTTTCAACTCGTCCAGACAATTTCCTTGGTGAAATCGCTCAATGGGATATTGCTGAAGCCTCCCTCGAGAAAGCCCTCAATAAATTTGGTAAACCATGGAAATTAAATCCAAAAGATGGTGCTTTCTATGGTCCAAAGATTGATATTCACATCACCGATTGTCTCAAGAGAAGTCATCAATGTGCCACCATTCAATTAGATTTCCAATTACCAATTCGTTTCGATTTAGAGTATCAATCTGATGATGCTGCCGAACTCAAAAAGAGACCAGTTATCATTCATCGTGCTATCTTGGGTTCCGTCGAAAGAATGATGGCAATTTTAATCGAACATACCGGTGGTAAATGGCCATTATGGGTCTCACCACGTCAAGCTATCGTCGTCACTGTCAATAAAACTCACAATGAATACGGTCAAAAGGTTTGTAAAGAAATCTCTGATGCTGGTTTCTATTGTGATATCGATGATTCCGATAAAACTATCTCTAAAAAAGTTCGTGAAGCTCAACTTGCTCAATACAATTACATCTTGGTCGTTGGTCAAGAAGAAATTAATGGTAACACCGTCAATGTTCGTACTCGTGATAATGTCGTTAGAGGTTCTTTAACTGTTAATGACTTAATCTCTGAATTCAAACAATtagttaaagaatttaaataa
- a CDS encoding C2H2-type zinc finger-containing protein has protein sequence MSNTTTSSSSILFSFFKRDNSGGIEKNEIKKTLTKKRQPLTNKRKDPWGSDSEPDELSLPNKKHTINKITNALLMDDDGGENENDKDDENNENARIQIKDSSENKKKDVAINKNNKESINNNNNNNNNKTINYNNENERKNIKSLLSKTFESISSITTSPFRLKTLEKPPPKEQLQNSIINKQLQKPLPSDSKPKYTEQHLKSKTAHQKSTLNQSLEPNDQQTPNSIDQSLETNQPLYLESPKKTAQHQTGNIDPSKTKTTTSAKTPSTASLPIANDNGMKNSDNDSNKTSDYTTSDFNSSGDNSNDYNDFNHSNNRDDHNGYSGIEPINEKEKEKGNENENENENEKGNENENENENEKEKENENENGNERKKENERKKENERKKENERKKKTEKEIQNKENKIQNIKSKTPTKNSTLKMEATKECRHEICLKGANGSKFTNNSKDHVLRHENSSHYDCSTNCQMEKGHNPKPKFKCGLCNSYYSTKRYNLIRHIKAIHKDKKTDINGEEISKIENELKKKKECKHCNKIFSTQSNLTKHIRKFHKKSIDTITRFSCEICDSSFKRNDYLLKHIKSNHPKIQYNLDDNNNGDDNYDEDDYDDEDNYDDDDNEEEEEEDDDDDDDVDDGDDDNNNNNNYHNDHTLYNNNNNNNNNNNNNNNNNKECPAQNSVSGQNSDSDSDQNSDSESNQNSDSDSESSLSSSFESGIEPSSDESDLSEPDISSEPENKPSSKVSFKSKTNSTLESNYEYQDIDTCESQTNNDTNVSKDSIFISISEIDGSSSDSDEYFTDAEDTL, from the coding sequence atgagtAATACAACAACTTCAAGCTCATcgatattattttcattttttaaaagggaCAATAGCGGgggaattgaaaaaaatgaaattaaaaaaacacttacaaaaaaaagacaaCCCCTcacaaataaaagaaaagatcCTTGGGGTTCAGATTCAGAACCAGATGAACTCAGTTTACCAAACAAAAAGcatacaattaataaaatcacaAATGCTTTATTAATGGATGATGATGGGggtgaaaatgaaaatgacaAAGACGATGAAAACAATGAAAATGCTAGAATCcaaattaaagattcaagtgaaaataaaaaaaaagatgttgcaattaataaaaataataaagaaagtattaataataataataataataataataataaaactattaattacaataatgaaaatgaaagaaaGAACATAAAATCATTGCTTTCGAAAACTTTTGAATCAATATCTTCAATAACCACCTCACCATTTAGATTAAAAACCCTTGAGAAACCTCCACCAAAAGAGCAACTACAAAACTCAATCATcaataaacaattacaaaaaccACTTCCATCTGACtcaaaaccaaaatataCAGAAcaacatttaaaatcaaaaacagcACACCAAAAATCAACCttaaatcaatcattagAACCAAATGATCAACAAACACCAAATTCAATAGATCAATCTTTGGAAACAAACCAACCTTTATATTTAGAATCACCCAAAAAAACTGCACAACATCAAACAGGTAATATAGATCCATCCAAAACAAAAACTACAACTTCTGCTAAAACCCCATCAACTGCATCTCTACCAATAGCAAATGATAATGGAATGAAGAATTCTgataatgatagtaataaGACTAGTGACTATACCACCAGCGATTTTAATTCTAGTGGTGATAACAGTAATGATTATAACGATTTTAATCATAGCAATAATAGAGATGATCACAATGGATATAGTGGTATTGAaccaataaatgaaaaagaaaaagaaaaaggaaatgaaaatgaaaatgaaaatgaaaatgaaaaaggaaatgaaaatgaaaatgaaaacgaaaatgaaaaagaaaaagaaaatgaaaatgaaaatggaaacgaaagaaaaaaagaaaacgaaagaaaaaaagaaaacgaaagaaaaaaagaaaacgaaagaaaaaagaaaacagaaaaagaaatacagaacaaagaaaataaaattcaaaatattaaaagtaaaaCTCCTACCAAAAATTCAACCTTAAAAATGGAGGCTACAAAAGAGTGTAGACATGAAATTTGTTTAAAGGGTGCAAATGGTTCCAAATTCActaataattcaaaagaCCACGTTTTAAGACATGAAAATTCTTCTCACTATGATTGTAGTACGAATTGCCAAATGGAAAAAGGACATAACccaaaaccaaaatttaaatgtggCTTATGTAATTCATATTACTCTACTAAaagatataatttaataagaCATATTAAAGCGATtcataaagataaaaaaactGATATTAATGGTGAAGAAATCAGTAAAATTGAGAAtgagttgaaaaaaaaaaaagaatgtaaACATTGTAACAAAATCTTTTCGACTCAAAGCAATCTTACCAAACATATCAGAAAGTTTCACAAGAAATCAATTGACACAATCACTAGATTCAGTTGTGAAATATGTGATTCTAGCTTTAAAAGAAATGATTACCTTTTAAAACATATCAAATCGAACCATCCAAAAATACAATATAAccttgatgataataataatggtgacgATAATTACGATGAAGACGACTATGATGATGAGGAcaattatgatgatgatgataatgaagaagaagaagaagaagatgatgatgatgatgatgatgttgatgatggtgatgatgataataataataataataattatcataaTGACCACACcctttataataataataataataataataataataataataataataataataataataaggaGTGCCCAGCCCAGAACTCTGTATCAGGCCAGAACTCTGACTCTGATTCAGACCAGAACTCTGATTCTGAATCAAACCAGAACTCTGACTCTGATTCAGAATCGAGCTTGAGCTCTTCTTTTGAGTCTGGTATAGAACCTTCCTCAGATGAATCAGATTTATCAGAACCAGATATTTCATCAGAACCAGAAAATAAACCATCCTCAAAAGtttcttttaaatcaaaaacaaactCAACATTAGAATCAAATTATGAGTATCAAGATATTGATACATGTGAATCTCAAACCAACAATGATACAAATGTTTCCAAAGATTCAATTTTCATCAGCATTAGTGAAATAGACGGCAGTAGTAGTGATAGTGATGAATATTTTACTGATGCCGAAGATACtctttag